Proteins encoded in a region of the Streptomyces akebiae genome:
- a CDS encoding zinc-dependent alcohol dehydrogenase yields MKAVTWQGKRDVRVETVPDPELKEPTDAIIRITSTGLCGSDLHLYEVLTPFMTPGDILGHEPMGIVEEVGAGVPDLAAGDRVVVPFQIACGSCWMCLTGLPTQCETTQCTSEGMGAALFGYTRLYGSVPGAQAEYLRVPQAQFGPIKVPEGPPDDRYLYLSDVLPTAWQAVEYAHIPPGGSVAVLGLGPIGDMACRVALQRGAEQVFGVDLVPERLSRARERGVQTFDLRDFDHEKELVGAIQDRTAGRGPDSVIDAVGTEAHGSAAARLAQNATGRLPRAIGSRLTERLGVDRLAALHAAIELVRRGGTISLSGVYGGKVDPLPLLTLFDKQIRLRMGQANVRTWTDEILPLLTDDDPLGVDDFATHHVPLTDAAHAYEMFQRKQDGAVKVLMRP; encoded by the coding sequence ATGAAGGCAGTGACGTGGCAGGGCAAGCGGGACGTGCGCGTGGAGACCGTGCCCGATCCGGAGCTGAAGGAGCCGACCGACGCGATCATCCGGATCACCTCCACCGGGCTCTGCGGCTCCGATCTGCACCTGTACGAGGTGCTCACCCCGTTCATGACGCCGGGCGACATCCTCGGCCACGAACCCATGGGCATCGTCGAGGAGGTCGGCGCCGGCGTCCCCGACCTGGCGGCCGGGGACCGGGTCGTCGTGCCGTTCCAGATCGCCTGCGGCAGCTGCTGGATGTGTCTCACCGGGCTCCCCACCCAGTGCGAGACCACCCAGTGCACCAGCGAGGGCATGGGCGCGGCCCTTTTCGGCTACACCCGGCTGTACGGCTCGGTCCCGGGGGCCCAGGCCGAGTACCTGCGCGTCCCGCAGGCCCAGTTCGGGCCGATCAAGGTGCCGGAGGGGCCGCCCGACGACCGGTACCTCTACCTCTCCGACGTGCTCCCCACCGCCTGGCAGGCGGTCGAGTACGCGCACATCCCGCCCGGCGGCAGCGTCGCCGTGCTCGGCCTCGGACCCATCGGTGACATGGCCTGCCGGGTGGCCCTGCAACGCGGCGCCGAGCAGGTGTTCGGGGTCGACCTGGTGCCCGAGCGGCTGAGCCGGGCGCGCGAGCGGGGCGTACAGACCTTCGACCTCAGGGACTTCGACCACGAGAAGGAACTGGTCGGCGCCATCCAGGACCGGACCGCCGGACGCGGCCCCGACTCCGTGATCGACGCCGTCGGCACCGAGGCCCATGGCAGCGCGGCCGCCCGGCTCGCCCAGAACGCGACCGGACGGCTGCCCCGGGCCATCGGCTCACGGCTCACGGAACGCCTCGGCGTGGACCGGCTCGCCGCCCTCCACGCCGCCATCGAACTCGTACGACGCGGCGGCACGATCTCCCTCTCCGGTGTCTACGGCGGCAAGGTCGACCCGCTGCCCCTGCTCACCCTGTTCGACAAGCAGATACGGCTGCGCATGGGCCAGGCCAACGTCCGCACCTGGACCGACGAGATCCTGCCCCTCCTCACGGACGACGACCCCCTGGGTGTCGACGACTTCGCCACCCACCACGTGCCGCTCACCGACGCCGCGCACGCCTACGAGATGTTCCAGCGGAAGCAGGACGGGGCCGTCAAGGTGCTGATGCGGCCCTGA
- the ligD gene encoding non-homologous end-joining DNA ligase produces MGEAVELEAAGRTVRLSSPDRIFFPERGFTKLDLARYYIAVGPGILRALRDRPTTLERYPEGVTGENFFQKRAPKNMPDWIPTAHITFPSGRSADEMCPTEVAAVVWAAQFGTLTFHPWPVRRDDVDRPDELRIDLDPQPGTDYADAVRAAHELREVLHEYGGLRGWPKTSGGRGLHVFVPIRPDWTFAQVRRSAIAVARELERRMPDQVTTAWWKEERGAKIFVDYNQTARDRTIASAYSVRPRPHAPVSAPLTWDEVGVAVPRDFDLGTMPGRFAEVGDVHADMDEHAFSLEALLELAARDEHDHGLGDLPYPPEYPKMPGEPKRVQPSRAKKT; encoded by the coding sequence ATGGGTGAAGCGGTGGAACTGGAGGCGGCGGGGCGGACGGTCCGGCTGTCCAGCCCCGACAGGATCTTCTTCCCGGAGCGCGGCTTCACCAAGCTGGACCTCGCCCGGTACTACATCGCCGTCGGCCCCGGCATCCTGCGGGCCCTGCGCGACCGGCCCACCACCCTGGAGCGCTACCCGGAGGGCGTGACGGGCGAGAACTTCTTCCAGAAGCGCGCCCCCAAGAACATGCCCGACTGGATCCCCACCGCGCACATCACCTTCCCCAGCGGCCGCAGCGCGGACGAGATGTGCCCCACCGAGGTCGCCGCCGTCGTCTGGGCCGCCCAGTTCGGCACACTCACCTTCCACCCGTGGCCCGTCCGCCGCGACGACGTCGACCGGCCCGACGAACTCCGCATCGACCTCGACCCGCAGCCCGGCACCGACTACGCCGACGCGGTGCGCGCCGCGCACGAGCTGCGCGAGGTCCTCCACGAGTACGGCGGTCTGCGCGGCTGGCCCAAGACCTCCGGCGGCCGTGGCCTGCACGTCTTCGTGCCGATCCGGCCCGACTGGACCTTCGCCCAGGTACGCCGCTCGGCCATCGCCGTCGCCCGTGAACTGGAGCGCCGGATGCCGGATCAGGTGACCACGGCCTGGTGGAAGGAAGAACGCGGCGCGAAGATCTTCGTCGACTACAACCAGACCGCCCGCGACCGCACCATCGCCTCCGCCTACTCCGTACGACCCCGCCCGCACGCCCCCGTCTCCGCGCCCCTCACCTGGGACGAGGTGGGAGTCGCCGTGCCGCGCGACTTCGATCTGGGGACCATGCCGGGGCGTTTCGCCGAGGTCGGTGACGTCCACGCGGACATGGACGAGCACGCGTTCTCCCTGGAGGCGCTGCTGGAGCTGGCGGCGCGGGACGAACACGACCACGGGCTGGGGGACCTGCCGTATCCGCCGGAGTACCCGAAGATGCCGGGGGAGCCGAAGCGGGTGCAGCCGAGCAGGGCGAAGAAGACATGA
- a CDS encoding ATP-dependent DNA ligase: protein MDLPVMPPVKPMLAKSVAKIPPDMHYEAKWDGFRAIVFRDGPEVEIGSRTGKTLTRYFPELVAALRERLPERCVMDGEVVIVRDGRLDFDALTERIHPADSRVRMLAGTTPASFVAFDMLALNDESLLDVPLTDRRALLELALSGVTAPVHLAPATTDRELAEQWFEQYEGAGLDGVIAKPLTLLYRQDERAMFKIKHERTADVVVAGYRLHKSGPVVGSLLLGLYDDGGTLQHVGVCAAFPMKRRAELVRELEPLRLEDVAEHPWAAWPDEAAHETARLPGAPSRWSSKKDFSWVPLRPDQVAEVAYDHMENGVRFRHTARFRRWRPDRTAESCTYAQLEEPVRYDLTEILGPDADR from the coding sequence ATGGATCTTCCGGTGATGCCGCCCGTGAAACCGATGCTCGCCAAGTCCGTGGCGAAGATCCCGCCGGACATGCACTACGAGGCGAAGTGGGACGGGTTCCGGGCGATCGTGTTCCGCGACGGGCCCGAGGTGGAGATCGGCAGCCGCACCGGAAAGACGCTGACCAGGTACTTCCCCGAGCTGGTGGCGGCCCTGCGGGAGCGGTTGCCCGAGCGCTGTGTGATGGACGGCGAGGTCGTGATCGTCCGGGACGGGCGACTGGACTTCGACGCGCTCACCGAGCGCATCCACCCCGCGGACTCCCGCGTCCGGATGCTGGCGGGGACGACCCCCGCCTCCTTCGTCGCCTTCGACATGCTCGCGCTGAACGACGAGTCGCTGCTCGACGTCCCCCTCACCGATCGGCGCGCCCTGCTGGAACTGGCCCTGTCCGGGGTGACCGCGCCGGTCCATCTCGCGCCGGCGACCACGGACCGCGAGCTGGCCGAGCAGTGGTTCGAACAGTACGAGGGCGCGGGCCTGGACGGGGTGATCGCCAAGCCGCTCACCCTGCTCTACCGGCAGGACGAGCGGGCCATGTTCAAGATCAAGCACGAGCGGACGGCGGACGTGGTGGTCGCCGGGTACCGCCTCCACAAGAGCGGGCCGGTGGTCGGCTCGCTGCTGCTGGGCCTCTACGACGACGGGGGCACGCTCCAGCACGTCGGCGTGTGCGCCGCCTTTCCCATGAAGCGGCGCGCGGAACTGGTGCGGGAGCTGGAGCCACTGCGGCTGGAGGACGTCGCGGAGCACCCTTGGGCCGCCTGGCCCGACGAGGCGGCGCACGAGACGGCACGGTTGCCGGGCGCGCCGAGCCGCTGGTCCTCGAAGAAGGACTTCTCCTGGGTGCCGCTGCGCCCCGACCAGGTCGCCGAGGTGGCGTACGACCACATGGAGAACGGGGTCCGCTTCCGCCACACGGCCCGTTTCCGGCGCTGGCGCCCGGACCGCACGGCGGAGAGCTGCACCTACGCGCAGTTGGAGGAGCCGGTGAGGTACGACCTGACGGAGATCCTCGGCCCCGATGCGGACCGGTGA
- a CDS encoding ThuA domain-containing protein yields MYLRGLSDAKRRAWAATLTASVVTAGLLSGPAAQARPAPEPPLTTMSIKSPPGGSGPHVLIFHGSAAAGDESPVVNAGIEAIERIGLSGPAAERFGVVATDDASVFTDETRLSGFNAVVFLTGGGDVLDPEQEAGLETYMEAGGGFVGVHDAARAEPYSDWFTGLIGARPAASSPTTVQRATVEVGDRRHPATKDLPVQWKRPDKWLNWTKNPSGTVHTVARVRESTYQPGTGANGWDHPVSWCRDYDGGRSFYTGMGGTVSAYDETDFRTHLRGALLWTSRLAQADCKATINAHYKAERLTQPNQPGQNDQIGEPHGLVTAPDGRVLYIGRGGADSSQPVVTDWNNPDIGKGKGEIHVYDPRTKKVTLAGALTVFGNKGGGDELIKVEEGLLGIELDPGFQQNGWVYLHYTPHSRIDRDTRMAERRVSRFTLDLTSNKLDLGSEKVLLKWPVQIHSCCHAGGGMSFDSKGNLYIATGDNNSSGFSAGYSGNNPEPNHKGVSFADARRTAGNTNNLNGKILRIHPEPDGTYTLPAGNLFTGKETAEGGGKTRGEIYVMGVRNPARIFVDRQTDVLYAGWVGPDASTPSTAWGPAKYDTFAAITEAGNRGWPYCMGNKQPYRDRNLPDPSKPLGWYDCDHPKNESPNNDGLVNLPPVTGNNIWYSPQGGAPDFPRDASGIPSYKNEEATYLLPWLKGGGQATMNGPVYRYSASGDDSGRWPAYWDGKWFVGDFYDADQPRHAVVMDPKNQGNGGLPVHAESLKKIVPVGADGIRNLMDWKFGPDGALYVLDYGRGFFTSDAKSALWRVTYTGGGPTPAADELARKAE; encoded by the coding sequence ATGTACTTACGAGGGTTGAGCGACGCGAAGAGACGGGCCTGGGCGGCCACCCTGACCGCCTCGGTCGTCACCGCGGGACTTCTGTCGGGCCCCGCGGCCCAGGCGCGACCGGCGCCGGAACCACCGCTGACAACGATGTCGATCAAGTCGCCGCCGGGCGGCTCCGGCCCTCATGTGCTGATCTTCCACGGCTCCGCGGCAGCCGGGGACGAGTCCCCCGTCGTGAACGCCGGGATCGAGGCGATCGAACGGATCGGGCTGTCCGGCCCGGCCGCCGAGCGGTTCGGGGTCGTGGCCACCGACGACGCCTCCGTCTTCACCGACGAGACCCGCCTGAGCGGCTTCAACGCCGTCGTCTTCCTGACCGGCGGTGGTGACGTCCTGGATCCCGAGCAGGAGGCCGGCCTCGAAACCTATATGGAGGCGGGCGGCGGTTTCGTGGGCGTCCACGACGCGGCCCGCGCCGAACCGTACTCGGACTGGTTCACCGGTCTGATCGGCGCGCGGCCGGCCGCGTCCAGCCCGACGACCGTGCAGCGGGCGACCGTCGAGGTCGGTGACCGGCGGCACCCGGCGACCAAGGACCTGCCGGTGCAGTGGAAGCGGCCCGACAAGTGGCTCAACTGGACCAAGAACCCGTCCGGCACCGTGCACACCGTGGCCCGGGTCCGCGAGTCGACCTACCAGCCGGGCACCGGCGCCAACGGCTGGGACCACCCGGTGAGTTGGTGCCGCGACTACGACGGCGGCCGTTCCTTCTACACGGGCATGGGCGGGACCGTCTCCGCCTACGACGAGACCGACTTCCGTACGCATCTGCGCGGCGCCCTGCTCTGGACCTCCCGCCTCGCACAGGCGGACTGCAAGGCGACCATCAACGCGCACTACAAGGCGGAGCGGCTGACCCAGCCCAACCAGCCGGGGCAGAACGACCAGATCGGTGAACCGCACGGCCTGGTCACCGCACCCGACGGACGGGTCCTGTACATCGGCCGGGGCGGCGCGGACTCGTCCCAGCCGGTGGTCACCGACTGGAACAACCCCGACATCGGCAAGGGCAAGGGCGAGATCCACGTCTACGACCCGAGGACGAAGAAGGTCACCCTCGCGGGTGCCCTCACCGTCTTCGGCAACAAGGGCGGCGGCGACGAGCTGATCAAGGTCGAAGAGGGCCTGCTGGGCATCGAGTTGGACCCCGGCTTCCAGCAGAACGGCTGGGTGTACCTGCACTACACGCCGCACTCGCGGATCGACCGTGACACCCGGATGGCCGAGCGCCGCGTCTCGCGCTTCACCCTCGACCTCACGAGCAACAAGCTGGACCTGGGCAGCGAGAAGGTACTGCTCAAGTGGCCGGTGCAGATCCACAGTTGCTGCCACGCGGGTGGCGGCATGAGCTTCGACTCCAAGGGCAACCTGTACATCGCGACCGGCGACAACAACTCCAGTGGCTTCAGCGCCGGTTACTCGGGCAACAACCCCGAACCGAACCACAAGGGCGTCTCCTTCGCCGACGCGCGCCGCACCGCCGGCAACACCAACAACCTCAACGGCAAGATCCTCCGCATCCACCCGGAGCCGGACGGCACCTACACCCTGCCCGCGGGGAACCTCTTCACCGGCAAGGAGACCGCCGAGGGCGGCGGCAAGACCCGCGGCGAGATCTATGTGATGGGGGTCAGGAACCCGGCCCGCATCTTCGTCGACCGGCAGACCGACGTCCTCTACGCCGGCTGGGTCGGCCCGGACGCCTCGACACCCTCCACGGCCTGGGGCCCGGCCAAGTACGACACCTTCGCCGCCATCACCGAGGCGGGGAACCGGGGTTGGCCGTACTGCATGGGCAACAAGCAGCCCTACCGGGACCGCAACCTGCCGGACCCCTCGAAGCCGCTCGGCTGGTACGACTGCGACCACCCGAAGAACGAGTCCCCGAACAACGACGGACTCGTCAACCTGCCCCCGGTGACCGGCAACAACATCTGGTACTCACCGCAGGGCGGCGCCCCCGACTTCCCCCGGGACGCGAGCGGCATCCCCTCGTACAAGAACGAGGAGGCCACGTACCTGCTGCCGTGGCTCAAGGGCGGCGGTCAGGCGACCATGAACGGGCCGGTCTACCGGTACTCCGCGTCCGGCGACGACTCCGGCCGGTGGCCGGCCTACTGGGACGGCAAGTGGTTCGTCGGCGACTTCTACGACGCCGACCAGCCGCGCCACGCGGTGGTCATGGACCCGAAGAACCAGGGCAACGGCGGACTCCCGGTCCACGCGGAGTCCCTGAAGAAGATCGTGCCGGTCGGGGCCGACGGCATCAGGAACCTCATGGACTGGAAGTTCGGTCCGGACGGCGCGCTGTACGTCCTCGACTACGGACGCGGCTTCTTCACCTCGGACGCCAAGTCGGCGTTGTGGCGCGTCACCTACACGGGCGGCGGCCCGACCCCGGCGGCCGACGAGCTGGCGAGGAAGGCGGAGTGA
- a CDS encoding LacI family DNA-binding transcriptional regulator encodes MTETASRPTLEAVAARAGVSRATVSRVVNGGEGVREPLVERVRKAVEELGYVPNQAARSLVTRRHDAVAVVIAEPETRVFADPFFALQLRGISKELTAHDSQLVLLLTEGPEDYARVGRYLAGGHVDGALVFSLHLDDPLPALIQGAGVPTVFGGRPGWADGTRGDATTVYVDSDNRGGARDAVRHLVGLGRTRIAHITGPLDQTSAVDRLDGFRDVMVDADPRLIVEGDFTPAGGERAMRELLGRCPELDAVFAANDVSASGALRVLRELGRRVPEDVAVVGFDDMLPVAEQSDPPLTTVRQDIEEMGRLMARLLLRGLERRAPDEPGDQGPAGTPSSVVLPTTLVRRASA; translated from the coding sequence GTGACCGAGACAGCGTCGCGTCCCACGTTGGAGGCCGTGGCCGCGCGGGCCGGGGTGTCCCGGGCGACGGTGTCGCGGGTCGTCAACGGGGGCGAGGGCGTTCGGGAGCCCCTCGTCGAGCGGGTGCGGAAGGCGGTCGAGGAGCTCGGGTACGTGCCCAACCAGGCGGCCCGCAGCCTCGTCACCCGGCGGCACGACGCCGTGGCCGTGGTGATCGCCGAGCCGGAGACCAGGGTCTTCGCCGACCCCTTCTTCGCCCTGCAACTCCGCGGCATCAGCAAGGAGCTGACCGCGCACGACTCACAGCTCGTGCTGCTGCTCACCGAAGGACCCGAGGACTACGCCCGGGTGGGACGGTATCTGGCCGGCGGACACGTCGACGGGGCACTCGTGTTCTCGCTGCACCTCGACGATCCGCTGCCCGCGCTGATCCAGGGCGCGGGCGTACCCACCGTGTTCGGCGGCCGTCCCGGCTGGGCCGACGGCACGCGCGGCGACGCCACCACCGTGTACGTCGACAGTGACAACCGGGGCGGCGCGCGGGACGCCGTACGCCATCTCGTCGGCCTCGGCCGCACCCGGATCGCCCACATCACCGGGCCCCTCGACCAGACCTCCGCCGTGGACCGGCTCGACGGGTTCCGGGACGTCATGGTGGACGCCGACCCCCGGCTGATCGTGGAGGGCGACTTCACCCCGGCGGGCGGGGAGCGGGCGATGCGGGAACTGCTCGGCCGCTGCCCCGAGTTGGACGCGGTGTTCGCCGCCAACGACGTGTCCGCGTCCGGCGCGCTCCGGGTGCTGCGGGAGCTCGGGCGACGGGTTCCCGAGGACGTCGCCGTGGTGGGCTTCGACGACATGCTGCCGGTGGCCGAGCAGTCCGACCCTCCGTTGACGACGGTCCGTCAGGACATAGAGGAGATGGGACGTTTGATGGCCCGGCTCCTGCTCCGGGGCCTCGAACGGCGAGCCCCCGACGAGCCGGGCGATCAGGGCCCGGCCGGCACGCCGTCCAGTGTGGTCCTGCCGACCACACTGGTACGACGCGCCTCCGCGTAG
- a CDS encoding multicopper oxidase domain-containing protein, translating to MDGMDRRGFNRRMLLGGAAAATSLSVAIETVGTSGAASAATQARTAPAGGQVRHIKMYAEKLPDGQMGYGFEKGKASIPGPLIELNEGDTLHIEFENTMDVAASLHVHGLDYEISSDGTRLSRSDVEPGGTRTYTWRTHAPGLRKDGTWRAGSAGYWHYHDHVVGTEHGTVGVRKGLYGPVIVRRKGDVLPDKTVTVVFNDLLINNKPAHSGPHFDATVGDRVEFVVITHGEYYHTFHLHGHRWADNRTGMLTGPDDPSQVVDNKIVGPADSFGFQVVAGEGVGAGAWMYHCHVQSHSDMGMVGLFLVRRTDGTIPGYEPHEPHTTEESGASHAH from the coding sequence ATGGACGGGATGGACAGACGAGGGTTCAACCGGCGGATGCTGCTGGGTGGCGCGGCCGCCGCGACATCGTTGTCCGTGGCCATCGAGACCGTCGGCACCTCCGGGGCCGCGAGCGCCGCCACGCAGGCGAGGACGGCCCCGGCGGGCGGCCAGGTCCGGCACATCAAGATGTACGCCGAGAAGCTGCCCGACGGGCAGATGGGCTACGGCTTCGAGAAGGGCAAGGCCTCGATACCGGGCCCACTGATCGAGCTCAACGAAGGCGACACCCTGCACATCGAGTTCGAGAACACGATGGACGTGGCGGCCAGCCTCCACGTCCACGGCCTGGACTACGAGATCTCCAGCGACGGCACCAGGCTGAGCCGGAGCGACGTCGAACCCGGAGGCACCCGCACCTACACCTGGCGCACCCACGCCCCCGGCCTCCGCAAGGACGGCACCTGGCGTGCGGGCAGCGCCGGTTACTGGCACTACCACGACCATGTCGTCGGCACCGAACACGGCACGGTCGGCGTCCGCAAGGGTCTCTACGGTCCCGTCATCGTCCGCCGCAAGGGCGACGTGCTGCCCGACAAGACCGTCACCGTCGTCTTCAACGACCTGCTGATCAACAACAAGCCCGCGCACTCGGGCCCCCACTTCGACGCGACCGTGGGCGACCGGGTCGAGTTCGTCGTCATCACGCACGGCGAGTACTACCACACCTTCCACCTGCACGGTCACCGCTGGGCCGACAACCGCACCGGCATGCTGACCGGCCCCGACGACCCCAGCCAGGTCGTCGACAACAAGATCGTCGGCCCCGCCGACTCCTTCGGCTTCCAGGTCGTCGCGGGCGAAGGGGTGGGAGCGGGCGCCTGGATGTACCACTGCCACGTCCAGAGCCACTCCGACATGGGCATGGTGGGCCTGTTCCTGGTGCGCAGGACGGACGGGACGATCCCGGGGTACGAGCCGCACGAGCCCCACACCACCGAGGAGTCCGGGGCGTCCCACGCTCACTGA
- a CDS encoding OmpL47-type beta-barrel domain-containing protein gives MRERRLWAALLAALLMVLGLTSTPASGRTDGAREKAAAQVLTWTAGDDITKYLTAPQTAVAGPATLVFENSKATGNTMGMPHTLTFDVSDPEYNNDVPLNILANPGDDQGGRHTAEVTLAPGRYRYYCTIPGHGQMQGILVVTEGTGEDTTAPETSAEITGTQNSAGAYVGSALVTVKASDPGGSGVERIEYAVGDAGAWLPYTTPVVVNQVGTHRVRYRAVDKAGNTAAEKSVAFTVVAPPTDDTTAPETSATVAGEKNPQGDYVSMATVTVSASDTGSGVNTIEYALGDSGAWQTYTAPVMVHEVGTHKVRYRATDKAGNVAAEKSVGFTVVAPPVDDTTPPVTGVTVEGDRNSAGAYLKSAKVTVSATDHGGSGVAAVEYSLDGGPYLAYTAPVVVDRAGTHTVAYRASDKAGNTAAARSVSFTVVAGGGVPAPNCAEYDERLTVFVGTVDSGVPNRVTNNRCRINELIEDEKEWTSHALFLKHVDAVLDKLFREGVVDLREYTAVKEAAEESGIGRPGQTEGYRTILDGTAESFAKWQQVGGGSFGLNTDGSITSGTTKAGLGMLWFPERKYGDFSLRLQWRDDAPGTSNANSGVFVRFPSVHDHPEESRPEWVAIKYGHEVQVLDRPDGDMYKTGSVYGFDRVGLAGAGVTQKGTWNDYEIRVVDQHYSVYRNGILINEFDNIGGQDFTPPRSDDPGTDGRRFASGHIGLQVHGTTDVVSYRDIRIKEL, from the coding sequence ATGCGGGAAAGACGTTTGTGGGCGGCCCTGCTGGCGGCCCTGCTGATGGTCCTCGGGCTCACGTCGACGCCCGCCTCCGGCCGTACGGACGGGGCGCGGGAGAAGGCCGCCGCCCAGGTGCTCACCTGGACCGCCGGTGACGACATCACCAAGTACCTGACCGCGCCGCAGACCGCCGTCGCGGGTCCGGCCACCCTGGTGTTCGAGAACAGCAAGGCGACCGGCAACACCATGGGGATGCCGCACACGTTGACGTTCGACGTCTCCGACCCGGAGTACAACAACGACGTGCCGCTCAACATCCTGGCCAACCCGGGCGACGACCAGGGCGGCCGGCACACCGCCGAGGTCACGCTCGCCCCCGGCCGCTACCGCTACTACTGCACGATCCCCGGGCACGGCCAGATGCAGGGCATCCTCGTGGTGACCGAGGGCACCGGCGAGGACACCACCGCGCCGGAGACCTCGGCGGAGATCACCGGGACGCAGAACAGCGCGGGCGCGTACGTCGGTTCGGCCTTGGTGACGGTGAAGGCGAGCGACCCGGGCGGCTCGGGTGTCGAGCGGATCGAGTACGCCGTCGGTGACGCCGGAGCCTGGCTGCCGTACACCACGCCGGTGGTGGTCAACCAGGTCGGCACGCACAGGGTCCGCTACCGTGCGGTCGACAAGGCGGGCAACACGGCGGCGGAGAAGAGCGTCGCGTTCACCGTCGTCGCCCCGCCGACCGACGACACGACCGCGCCGGAGACCTCGGCGACGGTGGCCGGCGAGAAGAACCCCCAGGGCGACTACGTGTCCATGGCGACGGTCACCGTCTCCGCGTCGGACACCGGGTCGGGGGTCAACACCATCGAGTACGCCCTCGGCGACTCGGGGGCCTGGCAGACATACACGGCGCCCGTGATGGTGCACGAGGTCGGCACGCACAAGGTGCGGTACCGGGCCACGGACAAGGCGGGCAACGTCGCCGCCGAGAAGAGCGTCGGCTTCACCGTCGTCGCACCGCCCGTCGACGACACCACGCCCCCGGTGACGGGCGTGACCGTCGAGGGCGACCGGAACTCCGCCGGCGCGTACCTGAAGAGCGCCAAGGTCACCGTCAGCGCCACGGACCACGGCGGCTCGGGTGTCGCCGCCGTCGAGTACTCGCTGGACGGCGGCCCCTACCTCGCGTACACCGCGCCCGTGGTGGTCGACCGGGCGGGCACCCACACGGTCGCGTACCGGGCGAGCGACAAGGCGGGCAACACGGCCGCCGCGCGCTCGGTCAGCTTCACCGTGGTGGCGGGCGGTGGGGTTCCCGCGCCCAACTGCGCCGAGTACGACGAGAGGTTGACGGTCTTCGTCGGCACGGTCGACTCGGGGGTGCCGAACCGGGTCACGAACAACCGGTGCCGGATCAACGAGTTGATCGAGGACGAGAAGGAGTGGACGTCCCACGCGCTGTTCCTGAAGCACGTGGACGCCGTCCTCGACAAGCTGTTCCGGGAAGGGGTCGTCGACCTGCGCGAGTACACGGCCGTGAAGGAGGCGGCGGAGGAGTCCGGCATCGGCAGGCCCGGTCAGACGGAGGGCTACCGCACGATCCTGGACGGCACGGCCGAGTCGTTCGCCAAGTGGCAGCAGGTGGGCGGCGGTTCGTTCGGGCTGAACACCGACGGCTCGATCACCTCGGGGACGACGAAGGCCGGGCTCGGCATGCTGTGGTTCCCCGAGCGGAAGTACGGCGACTTCTCGCTGCGCCTGCAGTGGCGTGACGACGCGCCCGGCACGTCGAACGCCAACTCCGGTGTGTTCGTGCGCTTCCCCTCGGTCCACGACCATCCGGAGGAGTCGCGGCCGGAGTGGGTGGCCATCAAGTACGGCCATGAGGTGCAGGTCCTCGACCGGCCCGACGGCGACATGTACAAGACGGGGTCGGTCTACGGCTTCGACCGGGTGGGGCTCGCCGGTGCGGGCGTCACCCAGAAGGGCACCTGGAACGACTACGAGATCAGGGTGGTCGACCAGCACTACTCGGTCTACCGCAACGGAATCCTGATCAACGAGTTCGACAACATCGGCGGGCAGGACTTCACCCCGCCCCGCTCGGACGACCCGGGCACGGACGGGCGACGGTTCGCCTCCGGCCACATCGGGCTCCAGGTGCACGGCACGACGGATGTCGTCTCCTACCGCGACATCCGGATCAAGGAACTGTAG